A window of the Thermotoga sp. SG1 genome harbors these coding sequences:
- the aglB gene encoding cyclomaltodextrinase — MMYPIPSWVYDSIVYQIFPDRFFIGKGRTVEDKKDLYLKRGGTIERWGVPPRKLPNAQHVKIFYGGDLWGIAEKIDYLEELGVNAIYLTPIFLSDTNHKYDTIDYFKIDPQFGGKRAFVHLLKVLHSRNIKLILDGVFNHVGSQHPWFKKARKKDPEYVNRFFLYRDKHRSWFNVGSLPELNVEVEEVKEYILKVVQHYLEMGVDGWRLDCGHDLGPLVNLWINMKVKEFSSEKYLVSEIWTYPAGWEMVDGLMNYNFRSLVLSYVNGETDSIGTELERAYRETKNIFGCWNMLDSHDTPRLATTVPDKDLRKLAIVLQFTYPGVPLVYYGTEIGLTGGEDPECRATMEWNREKWDMELFEFYKKMIRFRRTDPGLRFGEFILLKEKPLAFMRKAPHPLQNTIVVVNPEEEKNVVLSLPDGKIMNATPLFDIFTGEKFHVDGGVVKVPLGRRSFRILKPIDLRVGRYRLYKRV, encoded by the coding sequence ATGATGTACCCCATACCGAGCTGGGTATATGACAGTATTGTGTACCAGATATTCCCGGACAGGTTTTTCATCGGCAAAGGAAGGACCGTCGAAGACAAAAAAGATCTTTATCTGAAACGAGGGGGAACCATCGAAAGATGGGGAGTTCCCCCTCGAAAACTTCCCAACGCTCAGCACGTGAAGATCTTCTACGGAGGAGATCTGTGGGGAATAGCAGAGAAGATCGATTACTTAGAAGAACTCGGAGTTAACGCAATTTACCTCACTCCCATCTTTCTTTCCGACACGAACCACAAATACGATACGATAGATTATTTCAAGATCGATCCACAGTTCGGAGGAAAACGAGCCTTTGTACACCTTCTGAAAGTTCTTCACAGCAGGAACATCAAACTCATTCTGGATGGTGTGTTCAACCACGTTGGAAGTCAGCATCCCTGGTTCAAAAAGGCAAGGAAGAAAGATCCTGAATACGTGAACCGTTTCTTTCTTTACAGAGACAAGCACAGATCGTGGTTCAACGTGGGAAGTTTGCCCGAACTGAACGTGGAAGTTGAAGAGGTGAAAGAGTACATACTGAAGGTCGTTCAACACTACCTGGAAATGGGTGTGGACGGCTGGAGGCTTGACTGTGGTCACGACCTTGGACCCCTGGTCAACCTATGGATCAACATGAAAGTAAAGGAGTTCTCTTCGGAAAAGTACCTTGTCAGTGAGATATGGACTTACCCTGCAGGATGGGAAATGGTCGATGGATTGATGAACTACAATTTCAGAAGCCTTGTTTTGAGCTATGTGAACGGAGAAACAGATTCCATAGGGACAGAACTCGAAAGGGCCTACAGAGAAACAAAGAACATCTTCGGGTGTTGGAACATGCTAGACAGCCACGATACTCCAAGGCTTGCAACGACGGTCCCAGACAAAGATCTCAGAAAACTCGCTATAGTGCTTCAGTTCACATACCCGGGTGTTCCGCTCGTCTATTACGGAACAGAGATAGGTCTCACAGGAGGAGAAGATCCGGAGTGTCGAGCCACCATGGAATGGAACAGGGAAAAGTGGGATATGGAGTTGTTTGAGTTCTACAAGAAGATGATCAGGTTCAGGAGAACCGATCCTGGCTTGAGATTTGGCGAGTTCATACTTTTGAAAGAAAAACCCCTTGCTTTCATGAGAAAAGCACCACACCCTCTTCAAAACACGATCGTTGTGGTAAACCCTGAAGAGGAAAAAAACGTTGTTCTCTCCCTTCCGGATGGAAAGATCATGAACGCAACTCCTCTTTTCGACATCTTCACCGGTGAGAAGTTCCATGTGGATGGAGGAGTCGTGAAGGTGCCCCTTGGAAGAAGATCGTTCAGGATCTTAAAGCCGATCGACCTCAGAGTTGGAAGGTACAGATTGTACAAGAGAGTGTGA
- a CDS encoding ABC transporter permease subunit, producing the protein MRGILKVFLIMLLALFNAGIAWAGVFLFQNAYYELGIVLLTLLVLIDFFVFNPRAYPYRYTIPALILLFVLVLYPIYFTVKIAFTNYGTGHLMTRQEAIERILFDPNFTYVPEDVNPVAYRVFSVYEGLKPTEDFLILFEVDGKVYLAKKPVVTKKSGKEVLLRESSLFPIKEGTAQLDSAAYEFVPWPFSSLEDVDAITSNGKVYKPLYSPDDPSLKKNEPFFKVNIAQKYLNRAEFWYNDQMLMLRISESGEWYFYPVKRLYSLSLEESFENGKIVTKLVVKNNLTGRKLIEKDGAFYDYDKNGKEIFVAGYMDYIGFKNFSRIFTDPKISGPFFKVFTWTFTWAALSVLFTFAIGLSLALVLNDRTLRGRNIYRTLLIIPWAVPAFISVLVWRNGMFNETYGILNRFVLPLLGLEAVKWFNDPFWAKVAVLTVNTWLGFPYMMAVSLGALQSIPEELYEAAAIDGAGKWRRFWTITFPLLMTTVAPLLVGSFAFNFNNFVNIYLLTGGGPAMAGATTPVGHTDILISYVYKLAFEGGRGQDFGFASAISIIIFFLVGGISFVNFKLSGAFEEVSE; encoded by the coding sequence GTGAGAGGCATTCTAAAAGTCTTTTTGATAATGCTTCTTGCACTCTTCAATGCTGGAATAGCCTGGGCCGGCGTTTTTCTTTTTCAAAACGCTTATTATGAGCTGGGAATTGTGCTTTTAACTCTTCTTGTTCTCATAGATTTCTTCGTATTCAACCCCAGAGCCTATCCCTACAGATACACCATTCCAGCCCTCATCTTGCTTTTCGTACTCGTGTTGTATCCAATATACTTCACCGTGAAGATCGCGTTTACAAACTACGGAACAGGACACTTGATGACACGGCAGGAAGCGATAGAGAGGATTCTATTCGACCCGAATTTCACTTATGTACCAGAAGATGTAAACCCTGTTGCTTACAGGGTTTTCAGCGTTTACGAAGGATTGAAACCAACGGAAGATTTTTTGATCTTGTTTGAAGTTGATGGAAAAGTGTACCTTGCTAAAAAACCTGTTGTAACTAAAAAGAGCGGGAAGGAGGTTCTTTTAAGAGAATCTTCTCTTTTTCCGATAAAAGAAGGAACTGCTCAGCTGGATAGCGCTGCGTACGAATTTGTTCCATGGCCTTTTTCTTCACTGGAGGATGTGGACGCGATCACCTCAAATGGGAAGGTTTACAAACCACTCTATTCTCCCGATGATCCTTCCTTAAAGAAAAACGAGCCGTTTTTCAAGGTGAACATCGCTCAAAAGTACCTAAACAGAGCAGAATTTTGGTACAACGATCAGATGCTAATGCTGAGGATAAGCGAAAGCGGAGAATGGTATTTCTATCCGGTGAAAAGACTCTATTCGCTTTCTTTGGAAGAATCTTTTGAAAACGGAAAGATTGTCACAAAACTGGTGGTGAAAAACAACCTCACAGGGAGAAAACTGATTGAAAAAGACGGTGCTTTCTATGATTACGACAAGAATGGAAAAGAAATCTTCGTTGCCGGATACATGGATTACATTGGTTTCAAGAATTTCTCAAGGATATTCACCGATCCGAAGATTTCCGGGCCGTTTTTCAAAGTGTTCACCTGGACATTTACATGGGCTGCCCTGAGCGTTCTTTTTACGTTTGCAATTGGTCTTTCCCTGGCATTGGTTTTGAACGACAGGACCCTTCGTGGAAGAAACATTTACAGAACATTGCTCATAATTCCATGGGCAGTTCCAGCGTTCATCTCCGTTTTGGTCTGGAGAAATGGTATGTTCAACGAGACTTACGGAATACTGAACAGGTTTGTTTTGCCGCTTCTTGGTTTAGAAGCTGTAAAATGGTTCAATGACCCATTCTGGGCAAAAGTTGCGGTTCTCACCGTTAACACGTGGCTTGGTTTTCCTTACATGATGGCTGTTTCTCTCGGAGCACTGCAGAGTATACCAGAAGAGTTGTATGAAGCAGCAGCAATCGATGGTGCCGGAAAATGGAGAAGGTTCTGGACTATCACCTTCCCTCTTTTGATGACAACAGTGGCACCTCTGCTTGTTGGAAGTTTTGCCTTCAACTTCAATAACTTTGTGAACATATACCTTCTCACCGGTGGTGGTCCTGCAATGGCGGGTGCCACAACACCTGTTGGACACACGGATATTCTCATCTCTTACGTCTACAAACTGGCGTTCGAAGGTGGAAGAGGCCAGGACTTTGGATTCGCAAGTGCCATATCTATAATAATATTCTTTTTAGTCGGTGGAATTAGTTTTGTAAACTTCAAACTCTCTGGGGCATTCGAAGAGGTGAGTGAATGA
- a CDS encoding alpha-amylase family glycosyl hydrolase, giving the protein MKKFLLIVCLILFIFVSSCTRTIEQQSQPLIFFFSNSSNPKYPVIYEIFIRSFYDSDGDGIGDFEGVTQKIDYLKGLGIDAVWFMPFNESVSYHGYDVVDYYDVEDDYGTMEDFENMVQELHRNGIKVIMDLVINHTSDQHPWFKDAVENTTSSSYWNYYIMSLEDHSGQDHWHWKVNSRGQKVWYFGLFGHTMPDLNHDNPKVREEVKNIVDFWLGKGVDGFRIDAAKHIYGWSWDDGIESSANYFYWFKDYVLSRKSDAVIVGEVLSGSTYDLSIYPIPVFNFALMYGIRSNIEGIDGLLENNWVENSFPFLENHDLNRFFSHVQDVYNMFDTSYYESVKKRVALWYFLIFTVKGPPVIYYGGEIGTRGFKWYGPVYDEPLREPMQWYSSGSGEGQTFWTKEVYQKENVTFGDANVDGCIYDDPFDGFSVEEQEKDSQSLLNFFKFMLNFRKKHNAILNGDQKIFRDWKNLIAFYRISSDEELLVVLNPDPTWQNTFTFEKDMVMILEVDFKSFTWNENKRSFSAGETFTVSPMKAYIFIKE; this is encoded by the coding sequence ATGAAAAAATTCCTTCTTATAGTGTGCTTAATTCTCTTCATCTTCGTTTCCTCCTGTACTCGAACAATTGAACAACAATCCCAGCCATTGATTTTCTTCTTTTCCAACTCTTCTAATCCTAAATATCCAGTAATTTATGAAATATTCATAAGGTCTTTCTATGACAGCGATGGTGACGGCATAGGGGATTTCGAAGGAGTAACGCAAAAGATCGATTACCTTAAAGGACTGGGAATAGATGCTGTCTGGTTCATGCCTTTCAATGAGTCTGTCTCATATCATGGTTACGACGTTGTTGATTACTACGATGTAGAAGATGATTATGGAACAATGGAAGACTTTGAAAATATGGTTCAAGAACTTCATAGAAACGGCATCAAAGTTATTATGGACCTTGTAATCAATCACACCTCCGATCAACATCCCTGGTTCAAAGACGCCGTAGAGAATACAACGAGCTCATCGTACTGGAACTACTACATCATGAGCCTTGAAGACCACTCCGGCCAGGATCATTGGCACTGGAAGGTGAATTCAAGAGGGCAAAAGGTATGGTATTTTGGGTTGTTTGGTCATACGATGCCAGATTTGAACCACGATAATCCAAAAGTGAGAGAAGAAGTGAAAAATATAGTTGATTTTTGGTTAGGAAAAGGAGTAGACGGTTTCAGAATAGATGCCGCGAAGCACATATATGGATGGTCTTGGGACGACGGAATTGAGTCATCGGCAAACTATTTCTATTGGTTCAAAGATTACGTTCTTTCTAGAAAGTCCGATGCCGTAATTGTGGGTGAAGTACTTAGTGGGAGCACATACGACCTTTCGATCTATCCCATCCCTGTTTTTAACTTTGCTCTTATGTATGGTATAAGAAGCAACATCGAAGGAATCGATGGGCTTTTGGAAAACAACTGGGTTGAAAATTCATTCCCTTTTCTAGAAAACCACGATTTAAATCGGTTCTTCTCACACGTCCAGGATGTATATAACATGTTTGATACATCCTATTACGAATCTGTAAAAAAGCGCGTAGCCCTGTGGTATTTCCTAATTTTCACAGTAAAAGGTCCTCCTGTGATTTACTACGGAGGAGAGATAGGAACAAGGGGGTTCAAGTGGTACGGTCCCGTCTACGATGAGCCATTAAGAGAACCCATGCAATGGTATTCAAGTGGAAGTGGAGAAGGGCAAACTTTCTGGACCAAAGAGGTGTATCAAAAGGAAAATGTAACATTTGGAGACGCAAACGTTGACGGATGCATATACGATGATCCATTTGATGGTTTTTCTGTTGAAGAACAGGAAAAAGATTCACAAAGCCTTTTGAATTTCTTCAAATTCATGTTGAATTTCAGAAAAAAGCACAACGCCATTTTGAATGGAGATCAGAAAATCTTCAGAGACTGGAAAAACCTAATAGCTTTCTATCGGATTTCCAGTGATGAAGAATTACTTGTGGTTTTGAATCCTGATCCAACATGGCAAAATACTTTCACTTTCGAAAAGGATATGGTCATGATCCTTGAGGTGGATTTTAAGAGTTTCACTTGGAATGAAAATAAAAGATCTTTCTCAGCCGGAGAAACATTCACGGTTTCTCCAATGAAGGCATACATATTCATCAAAGAGTGA
- the malE gene encoding maltose/maltodextrin ABC transporter substrate-binding protein MalE: MKRVLVLMLVLVSALMLAQVKLTIWCSEKQVDILQKLGEEFKAKYGVPVEVQYVDFGSIKSKFLTAAPQGQGADIIVGAHDWVGELAVNGLIEPIPNFADLKNFYETALDAFSYGGKLYGVPYAMEAVALIYNKDYVAEPPKTMEELINLAKQIDEEYGGEVRGFIYDVANFYFSAPFILGYGGYVFKQTDEGLDVTDIGLANEGAVKGAKLIKRMIDEGILTPGDNYGTMDSMFKEGLAAMIINGPWAIKSYKDAGINYEVAPIPELEPGVPTKPFVGVQGFMINAKSPNKLIAIEFLTNFIAKKDTMYKLYLADPRLPARKDVLELVKDNPDVVAFTQSASMGVPMPNVPEMAPVWSAMGDALSIIINDQASVEDALKEAVEKIRTQIEK, encoded by the coding sequence GTGAAAAGGGTTCTTGTTTTGATGCTGGTTTTGGTGTCTGCCTTGATGTTAGCGCAGGTTAAACTCACCATCTGGTGTTCCGAAAAGCAAGTTGACATCCTTCAGAAACTCGGAGAAGAGTTCAAAGCAAAATATGGGGTACCTGTCGAAGTTCAATACGTTGATTTTGGTAGCATCAAGTCCAAGTTCCTGACCGCCGCTCCACAGGGACAGGGTGCAGATATCATCGTCGGTGCACACGACTGGGTTGGAGAACTTGCTGTCAACGGTTTGATAGAACCCATTCCGAATTTCGCTGATCTGAAAAACTTCTATGAAACGGCTCTAGATGCCTTTTCCTACGGCGGAAAACTCTACGGTGTTCCGTACGCAATGGAAGCGGTTGCTCTCATTTACAACAAAGATTACGTTGCTGAACCACCGAAAACCATGGAGGAACTCATCAATCTTGCAAAACAGATCGATGAAGAATACGGCGGAGAAGTCAGAGGCTTCATCTACGATGTTGCAAACTTCTATTTCTCTGCACCATTCATTCTTGGATACGGTGGATACGTATTCAAACAGACAGATGAAGGCTTGGATGTAACAGACATCGGTCTTGCAAATGAAGGAGCTGTAAAAGGTGCCAAACTCATAAAGAGAATGATAGACGAAGGAATTCTCACACCAGGCGATAATTACGGAACAATGGACTCCATGTTTAAAGAGGGTCTTGCTGCCATGATCATCAACGGTCCGTGGGCTATAAAGTCTTATAAAGACGCCGGTATCAACTACGAAGTTGCACCCATACCAGAACTCGAACCGGGCGTTCCCACAAAACCATTCGTCGGTGTTCAGGGATTCATGATCAACGCAAAATCTCCGAACAAACTGATTGCAATCGAATTTCTCACGAACTTCATCGCTAAAAAAGACACCATGTACAAACTTTACCTTGCAGATCCAAGACTTCCCGCAAGAAAAGACGTCCTTGAGCTTGTAAAAGACAATCCTGATGTTGTTGCATTCACACAGAGTGCTTCCATGGGAGTGCCGATGCCCAACGTTCCAGAGATGGCTCCTGTTTGGTCTGCCATGGGAGATGCTCTGAGCATCATAATAAACGACCAGGCTTCCGTTGAAGATGCATTGAAAGAAGCTGTTGAAAAGATCAGAACACAGATCGAAAAATAA
- a CDS encoding glycogen-binding domain-containing protein, translating into MKKILLFAVLLMSIFAFSDVFVENGKVVFTFEWEGAKVVYLAGTFNNWSPTALPMEEVESGLWRVELELEPGTYQYKYVIDGTMWKEDPRAPGYVDDGFGGYNGIFTLVEKDGELFIVGPQKKGEEKEYEPNPEREDTIFVEDGVVVIRYYNPDAEFVTIAGNFNNWNAEEIEMYPIEDGWWEGVLELGPGIYEYKFVVNGEKWVTDPNAFAFVDDGFGGKNGVFEVYEENGELKVKSPVEKEKSIAEEKEPVVQESTLKEGLTVEGGYVVFAVKKPEASEAYVAGSFNNWSTTANPMERKGDLWVARIKLTPGTYQYKYVFTIAGSQVWQEDPYAPSYVPDGFGGKNGAFRLVEKDGELVIEPLEEKTSGETPFFGKYSIYLTYQYATDTFLNPLVGSHNLTLGVRTDLLKATLSFNPGGSLLESAKIDVESDGFKVFGHYNAPILGEETPYEGWFHKTGFGLGISVLSYEIIADVGFDTDAKKERFLLGVSGENFGAYFGINYLLGVEKVNLLGFFSFDLLGATTTIWTGTIFDKPVLYFVNLSIDADAYDLNYLYYEKTSTDDKGLLKASLDIFNLELYGDYNMNNNTYTVSAGYVFDDTYVLGLSYRYGDYNNFETDPDWISVFGELRNDTAKARLSVIYDAYKNIYMNFYGEVNF; encoded by the coding sequence ATGAAAAAGATCCTGCTTTTTGCTGTTTTGCTGATGAGTATCTTCGCGTTCTCTGATGTCTTCGTCGAAAACGGCAAGGTGGTTTTCACCTTCGAGTGGGAAGGTGCAAAAGTGGTTTATCTTGCCGGAACTTTTAACAACTGGAGTCCAACGGCCCTTCCAATGGAAGAAGTTGAATCCGGACTCTGGAGAGTAGAGCTTGAACTTGAACCTGGAACGTACCAGTACAAGTACGTGATAGATGGCACCATGTGGAAGGAAGATCCACGCGCTCCAGGATACGTGGACGATGGATTTGGGGGCTACAACGGAATATTCACCCTCGTAGAAAAAGACGGAGAACTCTTTATCGTTGGCCCTCAGAAGAAAGGAGAGGAAAAAGAATACGAACCCAATCCAGAAAGGGAAGACACCATATTTGTTGAAGATGGCGTTGTGGTTATCAGATACTACAACCCCGATGCTGAGTTTGTAACCATAGCCGGAAATTTCAACAACTGGAACGCAGAGGAGATAGAAATGTACCCAATAGAGGACGGCTGGTGGGAGGGAGTTCTGGAACTTGGTCCTGGTATCTACGAATACAAGTTTGTTGTCAACGGAGAAAAATGGGTCACAGATCCAAATGCGTTCGCGTTCGTTGACGATGGATTTGGAGGAAAAAATGGAGTTTTCGAAGTCTATGAAGAGAACGGGGAACTGAAGGTGAAATCTCCTGTTGAAAAGGAAAAGAGCATCGCTGAAGAAAAAGAACCTGTTGTTCAGGAAAGCACTCTCAAAGAGGGTCTCACTGTGGAAGGTGGATACGTCGTTTTTGCCGTTAAGAAACCAGAAGCTTCTGAAGCTTATGTTGCTGGAAGCTTCAACAACTGGAGTACAACGGCAAACCCAATGGAAAGAAAGGGAGATCTGTGGGTAGCAAGGATCAAATTGACACCAGGAACCTACCAATACAAATATGTCTTCACGATAGCAGGAAGCCAGGTCTGGCAGGAAGATCCTTACGCTCCTTCCTATGTGCCCGATGGTTTTGGAGGAAAAAATGGTGCCTTCAGGCTCGTGGAGAAAGATGGAGAACTGGTGATAGAACCACTTGAGGAGAAAACAAGCGGTGAAACACCGTTCTTTGGAAAATACTCCATTTACTTGACTTATCAGTATGCAACGGATACGTTTTTGAATCCTCTCGTAGGCTCTCATAATCTCACTCTTGGAGTGCGAACCGATCTTTTGAAGGCAACTCTCAGTTTCAACCCTGGTGGATCTTTGCTTGAAAGTGCAAAGATAGATGTGGAAAGCGATGGTTTCAAGGTCTTTGGTCACTACAACGCACCCATTCTGGGTGAAGAAACACCTTACGAAGGATGGTTCCACAAAACCGGTTTTGGTCTGGGAATTTCCGTTCTTTCGTACGAGATCATAGCTGATGTAGGATTCGACACCGATGCCAAAAAAGAAAGATTTCTCCTTGGTGTTTCAGGAGAAAACTTCGGTGCGTATTTTGGTATCAACTACCTTCTTGGAGTGGAAAAGGTGAATCTTTTGGGCTTCTTCTCCTTTGATCTTCTCGGTGCCACGACGACCATCTGGACAGGAACGATTTTCGACAAGCCTGTTCTTTATTTCGTGAATCTTTCAATCGATGCCGATGCCTACGATCTGAACTACCTCTATTACGAGAAAACCTCCACCGACGATAAAGGCCTTCTGAAGGCCAGTCTGGATATCTTCAATCTGGAACTTTATGGAGATTACAACATGAACAACAACACCTACACCGTGAGTGCAGGATACGTGTTCGATGATACTTATGTTCTTGGTCTTTCCTACAGATATGGTGATTACAACAATTTTGAAACTGATCCTGACTGGATTTCTGTCTTTGGAGAACTCAGAAACGACACGGCAAAGGCAAGGCTCAGTGTTATATACGATGCCTACAAGAACATCTATATGAACTTCTACGGTGAAGTCAATTTCTGA
- a CDS encoding sugar ABC transporter permease: MMVRKSRLLTHILLIVLVIVVLFPIVWVVSTSFRRDEAAFSPKLFSSRLTLQHYKDLVAPEKNLPVLIQEMQSLVSRVEPFKDVTREKAEKLIEDRISRFDGYLNETNKLLEDSYRRYTKIKETLSERVEEVKAYTEGVLRKIESTVQKELEKTPVPNPNELAISLHEKLAGKSLKSSEFSALKDDLERLVGYPVNTQDDFVNAFSDLELIYRKEIGSVRENIEKLRKDISATQEKISELEKQRTIVEEEILDKQKILNVLKPDIDFAVEILSDLTEMLRNVSRSEIKSTFTPDDSSVKDSIEKAIFELSILHEKISTFSDMEDLASKVSKMKDSFLEMKELLLQDGNITKKSLYKDFVQSFEEVMPTVDGVLKQLSENVDVFTQKTRELKALQNELSFLNAKLEGLKKSLATLENTVSQKESNLSLANKYVDFKVFLHEIEDKKRVVEGIKSFNNADQIKLLSLYRSCKDFVSLYISKYGNDNFIQAVRKMVSELSWIEDYREFSRRVETGYKNALNILENTRRVLYDFKKSYSNLLDLSYRGVFVSSEHLQMLYDMVKMNFVQEVLTNTAVASRKAGSLMDIVPLKELKGDFKKIDGNLYRMAQIWEQKTRHYFLRWVANSVVVAGLVSIITTTVCALAAYPFSRMRFWGRQYGIMALLLIQMFPAIMYMVAIYGLLKLIGQFLPFLGLDSLGGLIFAYLGNIAYNMYLIKGFYDTIPSSLEEAAMIDGATRFQTFYKIVVPLALPILSVVVILTFIGTFNEFVLARIILQDVKNYTYALGLWTFSTGAYETEWGLFTAAALLGMTPMVILFLSLQKYIVGGLTKGSVKG, translated from the coding sequence ATGATGGTGAGAAAAAGCAGGCTATTGACACACATTCTTTTGATCGTTCTGGTAATAGTTGTTCTCTTCCCGATAGTCTGGGTGGTGTCCACCTCTTTCAGAAGGGATGAAGCAGCCTTTTCTCCAAAACTCTTTTCTTCCCGTCTTACACTGCAACACTACAAAGACCTTGTGGCACCGGAGAAGAACCTTCCTGTTCTGATCCAGGAGATGCAGAGTCTTGTCTCACGTGTTGAACCATTCAAAGATGTGACAAGAGAAAAAGCAGAAAAACTCATCGAAGATCGCATCAGCAGGTTCGATGGATATCTGAATGAAACTAATAAACTTTTGGAGGATTCTTACAGAAGATACACAAAGATAAAAGAAACCCTCTCAGAAAGAGTAGAAGAAGTGAAAGCTTATACAGAAGGGGTCTTGAGAAAGATAGAAAGCACCGTACAGAAAGAACTAGAAAAAACACCCGTTCCCAATCCTAATGAACTTGCGATCTCTTTGCACGAGAAACTGGCAGGAAAAAGTTTGAAAAGTTCGGAATTTTCCGCTTTGAAAGATGACCTCGAGAGACTGGTTGGCTATCCCGTGAATACACAGGATGATTTTGTAAATGCCTTTTCCGACCTGGAGTTGATCTATCGAAAGGAGATCGGATCAGTAAGGGAAAATATCGAAAAACTTCGCAAAGATATATCAGCAACGCAGGAAAAAATCTCTGAACTTGAAAAACAAAGAACTATCGTCGAAGAAGAAATCCTGGACAAACAGAAAATTCTCAATGTTTTGAAACCAGACATTGACTTTGCCGTCGAGATACTGTCTGATCTTACAGAAATGCTTCGAAACGTTAGTAGAAGCGAAATAAAAAGCACTTTCACTCCTGATGATAGCTCTGTGAAAGACTCTATTGAGAAAGCGATTTTTGAACTGTCTATTTTGCACGAAAAGATATCCACCTTTTCTGACATGGAAGATCTTGCCAGCAAGGTATCAAAAATGAAAGACTCATTTTTGGAGATGAAGGAACTTCTCCTTCAGGATGGAAACATAACAAAAAAATCTCTTTACAAAGACTTCGTCCAGTCATTTGAGGAAGTAATGCCAACCGTAGATGGTGTTTTGAAACAATTGAGTGAAAATGTTGATGTGTTCACTCAAAAAACAAGGGAATTAAAAGCTCTTCAGAACGAACTATCTTTCCTGAATGCCAAACTGGAAGGTTTGAAAAAGAGCCTGGCCACACTCGAAAACACTGTTTCTCAGAAGGAAAGCAACCTGTCTCTAGCAAACAAGTACGTGGATTTCAAGGTGTTCCTCCATGAGATAGAAGATAAAAAGAGAGTCGTTGAAGGAATCAAATCTTTCAACAACGCAGATCAGATAAAGCTTCTATCCCTGTACAGATCTTGCAAAGATTTCGTCAGCCTTTACATTTCCAAATACGGAAATGACAACTTCATTCAAGCGGTAAGAAAAATGGTATCGGAACTTTCCTGGATAGAGGATTACAGAGAATTCAGCAGAAGAGTGGAAACTGGCTACAAAAACGCTTTGAACATCCTTGAAAATACCAGGAGAGTGCTTTACGATTTCAAAAAAAGCTATTCAAACCTTCTCGATCTTTCGTACAGAGGAGTTTTCGTCTCGTCTGAACATCTTCAGATGCTCTACGATATGGTGAAAATGAACTTCGTCCAGGAAGTTCTCACCAACACCGCCGTTGCTTCGAGAAAAGCCGGATCCCTTATGGACATCGTGCCTTTGAAGGAGCTCAAGGGAGATTTCAAGAAGATAGATGGGAACCTTTACAGGATGGCACAAATCTGGGAGCAGAAGACAAGACATTACTTCCTCAGATGGGTTGCAAATTCTGTCGTCGTTGCAGGACTTGTTTCCATAATTACAACAACTGTCTGTGCGCTCGCAGCGTATCCGTTCAGTAGAATGAGGTTCTGGGGAAGACAGTACGGAATCATGGCACTCCTTTTGATACAAATGTTTCCGGCCATCATGTACATGGTCGCTATATACGGACTTCTGAAACTCATCGGGCAGTTCTTACCGTTTTTGGGACTCGATTCCCTGGGCGGTTTGATATTCGCTTACCTTGGTAACATAGCGTACAACATGTATCTCATAAAAGGTTTCTACGATACGATACCCTCATCTCTGGAAGAAGCCGCCATGATAGACGGTGCTACGCGTTTTCAGACGTTCTACAAGATAGTCGTTCCACTAGCACTTCCCATTCTCTCTGTTGTTGTGATATTGACATTCATAGGAACATTCAACGAATTCGTCCTTGCCAGAATCATCCTCCAGGACGTGAAGAACTACACCTATGCCCTTGGTCTCTGGACGTTCTCAACTGGAGCGTATGAAACAGAGTGGGGACTCTTTACAGCAGCTGCTCTTCTTGGTATGACACCCATGGTAATCCTGTTCCTGTCACTTCAGAAGTACATAGTCGGTGGTCTAACGAAAGGATCGGTGAAAGGATGA